A stretch of DNA from Candidatus Poribacteria bacterium:
AGAGCAATCCCTATATTCCGATAAAAACAGCCTTCCTAACATATATCGTTATTCAGTACACCCCATTTTGATAAAAGATTTTGACGACATCATACACCTCTTTAAACTGACAACTGATAACTGGTAACTATTATGGAACAGCAAATTAACCTTCCCATTACCGGAATGCACTGCGAAAACTGTACAAGCACTATCACACGGCATCTTAAAAAGATGGATGGTGTCCTTGCTGCAGAAGTCAGCCTCGCCACCGAATATGCTTCCGTTACCTTTGATGCATCCACGCTCAGCGAGGAAACCATCGTCGATAAGATACGAGATCTCGGTTTTGACGTTGTCAGTGAAGACGAGGAAGATGAGGCGCGCGCTGAGGAATCCAGACGGCAAAAGCTGCAATTCACTATTGGTGTAATCTTCACGCTCCCGCTTTTTCTCCTCAGCATGGGTAGAGACATGAACCTGTTGGGTGAGTGGGCATCTGCGCACTGGGTTAACTATCTGATGTTTGGTTTAGCATTACCGGTGCAGGGTTATGTCGCCTGGGACTATTACATCGGCGGCTTTAAGGCACTGCGCAACCGATCCGCCAATATGGATGTACTCGTTGCAATGGGCACATCCGTAGCGTTTTTCTATAGTCTCGTTGTAACGATTGCACTAACAGCGGGCGGGGGGGAACGCTTCGGCGCGCATGTCTATTTTGAGACAGCCGCAGTTATCGTTACGTTGATTAAGTTAGGGAAACTACTTGAAGCACGTGCCAAAGGTAAGATAAACGCAGCCCTCAAAAAACTCCCGAAACTTTTTCCCGAAACAGCGTGCCGCTTAGAAAACGGCGAGGAACAACACGTCCCTATTGAACAGATCGGCGTAGGGGATGTCCTTCTTGTTCGTCCTGGCGAAAGTATTCCTGTTGATGGCGTGGTACGCAGCGGCACAAGTGCCATTGATGAAAGCGTCTTCACCGGAGAAAGCGTGCCCGCAGATAAGGGACCGGGCGACCCTGTGACCGCGGCGACGATGAACCAGAGTGGAATGCTCACAATGGAAGCCACGCATATCGGGGCAGAAACGGCACTTGCCCGCCTTGTCCAATTGGTGCAAACAACGCAACAGAGCAAACCTCCCATCCAACGCGCCGCCGATGCGGTCACAAATGTGTTTGTGCCTGTCGTCACCGCGATTGCCGTTGTGACCTTTCTCGTGTGGTGGTTTCTCATCGGAGCAGGGTTCACCCCGGCAATGCTTCGTTTAGTTGCAATCCTCGTCACAGCCTGTCCTTGTGCGTTGGGACTTGCTACCCCGACCGCTGTTATGATGGGAACCGGTATCGGTGCGCAGCGCGGTATCCTCTTCCGAAACGGTGAAGCACTCGAACGCGCTGGAGACTTAACCACAATTGTGCTTGATAAAACAGGCACCTTGACAGAGGGCAGACTCACGCTTACCGATATTCTCACAGATAAAGACGAATCGGAACTCCTACAATTGTCTGCCGCTGCGGAGCGTGGCAGTGAACATCCCATCGGAAAAGCAGTTGTCCAAGCGGCTAAGGAACGTGGGCTAGACATCGCTACACCAACGGCATTTGAAGCGGTCACTGGGCACGGTATCACCGCACAAGTGGATGGAAGTAGTGTCGTGATTGGGAACCTATCCTTAATTCAACAGCAGGATATTCCGACGAAGAGATTTGAAGAAGAAGCAGATCGTCTACAGACTGAGGCGAAAACCGTCCTATGGGTCGCCGCTGATGGGCACGTTGTTGGGCTTCTGGCAGTCTCGGACACGTTGAAACCCGAAGCACAAGCTGCAGTTACGGAACTTTATGAACTCGGATGTACTGTAACAATGATGACGGGGGATAACCGCGTTACGGCTGATACGATCGCCAAGGCGGCGCGGATTAGCGATGTCATGGCAGAACTCAAACCCGAAGATAAAGCGGCAGCCGTTAAGAAGCTGCAGACAGAAAATGGGGGACTCGTTGCGATGGTCGGCGACGGCATTAACGATACCCCCGCATTGGCACAAGCCGATATTGGTATCTCACTCGGCACAGGCACCGATATTGCAAGAGAGACAGCACACGTAACGCTCATGCACAGCGATTTGCGTGGACTCCCCGATGCCATTCGACTGAGCCGCTCGACGATGCGTACGATTAAACAGAACCTGTTCTGGGCGTTTTTCTACAATGTCCTATTGATTCCTATCGCAGCAGGGGCACTTTATCCGCTATCTTTCGTGCCTATGATGTTCCGAGAACTACACCCGATGCTTGCTGCGTTCGCAATGGCGTTTAGTAGTGTATCGGTTGTGCTGAATAGCCTGCGGCTGCAGTGGAAGAGCAGGTAAGCGAGCTTTAGCAACAAGCGCGTGAGCATAGACTTATCCGGGAGTATACACGAATTCTTCCGAAAAACTCGAAAATTAGTGAAACCCAACATTTGAGTTTGGACAAAAACTTTATATGCTCTCTTTGAGAATTTAATTTGATATTTTAAATTCAACATAGTATAATAACCTTACTTAAATTAGGCACGTAACAATTAGACGAATAACATGAACGAAAAACAGGAATTGGTAGAAATCTACAAACTCCACGCAGAACTTGCCGACAGTGTCAGTAAGCAGCGGGGCACCGCAAACCGTTTCTACATGTTAGTCTTATCTGGATTGGCAGTGCTTTTTTCCGCTTTCCTGCAACGTGAAAATGGAGTACCGCTCGGATGGCTCATGGTAGGTTTTGGGCTATTTGGTATGCTCTTGGCATCGGCGTGGTATATTGTCATTCGTTCTTATCGCCAACTGAATTCTGGTAAATTTAAAGCGTTGCATGAATTGGAAGAAAAACTCGCCTATCCATTTTTCAAACGGGAATGGGATCTACTCGCTGAAGGCAGGGAGCAGAAAACCTATTGGCGACTGACTGTCGTTGAAACTTTTGTACCGACTACTTTCTTTGTCTGCTTTACGGCGTTACTGATAATTGGCATTTGCCTATTGGTAACTTCTTAATTGACTTTACTATAAACGCCGTGAATGATGTGATGCTCTACTGCTGCCAATACTTGTTCCACTGTAATCCCCGCAATTACTTCACAACTACCAGCACCGCATCCCCCCGGATTCCGCCCCGGATGACACGGGTTGCAACCCAAATTGATCCCACTCTGGACAACCGTGTGTTTATCACCATACGGACCGCTCCGAATAGGGTTCGTTGAGCCGAAAAGTGCGACTACCGGTGTATCCACAGCCGCGGCGATATGCATCGGTCCCGTGTCGTTGCCGATATAGACATCGCACGCGGAGATTAGTGCCGCGAGGTGCCGTAGGTTTTCCGTTTTGACGAGAATTGGCGGAACATCCATCAGTTTCGCGACTTGTGCTTGGAGTTTTCGTTCGTTTGGACCAGCGAAAAGTAAAATCGAAGCCTTCTGTTTTTTACACAGAACATTCGCGAATTGCGCGTAATTCTTCGCGTCCCACAACTTATATTCCCAATTTCCGCCCGGATGAATGCCAATTAACAACTGCTCTGATGTCCGACCTGCTTCGGCAAGAAAGCGGTGTGCAGCGGCATGTTCCGCTTCAGTTAATTGTAGGTGCGGGTGTGCATCTGTTGTGTTAACACTTTGTCTCTGGAGGATTTCTAAATATCGATTGACGGCATGACGGTTGCTGTGGCCTCGCATCATACCCCAATATTCCGCACCGATACACCGTGCCATGAGGCTATCCCGTAAATTGACAACAAGGTCGAATTTGCCGAGTCGTAAGTTTTTTATGAGACGCAGCCTGCCTTTCCAACCAGCGTGTTCGCCTCGATTGTCATAAACCAATGCTGCATCGATATTGGGATCGGTCGCAAGGAGGTCAAAGGCTCGCGGTCCGACGAGGAAGGTAATATGTGCATCCGAAAAGTGTCTTCGCAGGGGTTGAATAACTGAAGTAGACAGGACTGCATCACCGATAAAAGAGAAACTAAAGACAAGGATTCTTTTCATTTTTTGAAGGTTTTGTGGAAAGATACCGCTATTAGTTTCGTCTCAGCATGTTGTTTAGATCCATGATTTTTAGTCAAAGCTTACATGTAGTCCCAAGCATCGCGCCGGGTTTATTTGATTGGGTGCTTCTTCTTAGATATACGGAAAGCAGCCTTTAGGCAAAAGCACCCTAACCGAACCGCAAGGAAAATTAAAAGGATTCAATCAGGTCAACAGCTGCAGTCAAACCATCTTCTGTTTCCATCTGTTCTCCTAAAACCTGAGCACGCGTAGTCATCGCAGGCGTTTCCAAGACTTGCTGGATCCGTTCTGCCAAACGCTTGGCGGTGAGGCTTCGACGGTACAGATGCCGCGGTGCCACCCCTAAGTCATATAGGCATTTCCCCCAATACGGTTGGTCGGCGTGGTGTGCTACAACGACAGAAGGCACTTTGGCACGACATACGGATGCCGTCGTTCCCGCTCCACCGTGATGGACAACGCAACACCCCTTCGGAAACAGCCATTGATGTGGCACATACTCCGTGCAGAAGATGTCCGGTAGGGCATCTTTAGTTCCGAGTTGCCCCCATCCGGCTTGGAGGATCGCCCGTTGTTTTGTTTTTCTAACAGCATCGACCAAGATTTCTGTTGTCTCACGCCCGTTTGAGCCTCCCATGGAGCCGAACGAAATAATAACGGGTGGCGGACCCTCCGCTAAAAAATTGACAAGTTCTGTGGGTGGTGTATAAGAAGGCGACGCGAGGTGCCATACCCCTGTGAATTTGTGATTCGGTGAGAAATCAACGGGTGGACAGAGCGTCGGGGATGCGGCAATGAGGTTCAGATATGGTGAGTACATACCCTCTAACGCCACTGTCCGCCTCGACTCTCCGCCGACTGACGCAATAAATTGATTGAAGAGTGTATCTATACTTGAGGCAAGACGGAGTTGCGCCAATTTCCACGCAATAGCGTTGCAGATACGTCCCCAATTCGGAAGCGGATAAGGCGCGAAGTCTAAGGACTTGATGAAACCCGGACAATACGTTACAGTAAGCCACGGAATCCCGGTCCGAATCGCAGCCTCCTGTCCGGGAATATCCACTGAATGACAAATCGCTATATCGAACCCTTTCATAGCGGTCAAGCAATCCTGATACCACTTTCCACCGCGACGCACGATGCCTTCTTCCACGATCAGCCGCAGCATCGCGGTCGGGTCGCGCTTCGGGATAATAGCATCCATCGCCGCGTGAAATTCTGCCAAATCAAAAGCAACGCCTATTTCATAGTATTCCGCGCCGATCTCAAGTATCTTGTCTCTATAGAGTGCTGGTGAACAGACAC
This window harbors:
- a CDS encoding glycosyltransferase, giving the protein MKIVVVCWGSTGDVYPVLALSERLLERGHQVRVCSPALYRDKILEIGAEYYEIGVAFDLAEFHAAMDAIIPKRDPTAMLRLIVEEGIVRRGGKWYQDCLTAMKGFDIAICHSVDIPGQEAAIRTGIPWLTVTYCPGFIKSLDFAPYPLPNWGRICNAIAWKLAQLRLASSIDTLFNQFIASVGGESRRTVALEGMYSPYLNLIAASPTLCPPVDFSPNHKFTGVWHLASPSYTPPTELVNFLAEGPPPVIISFGSMGGSNGRETTEILVDAVRKTKQRAILQAGWGQLGTKDALPDIFCTEYVPHQWLFPKGCCVVHHGGAGTTASVCRAKVPSVVVAHHADQPYWGKCLYDLGVAPRHLYRRSLTAKRLAERIQQVLETPAMTTRAQVLGEQMETEDGLTAAVDLIESF
- a CDS encoding glycosyltransferase family 9 protein encodes the protein MKRILVFSFSFIGDAVLSTSVIQPLRRHFSDAHITFLVGPRAFDLLATDPNIDAALVYDNRGEHAGWKGRLRLIKNLRLGKFDLVVNLRDSLMARCIGAEYWGMMRGHSNRHAVNRYLEILQRQSVNTTDAHPHLQLTEAEHAAAHRFLAEAGRTSEQLLIGIHPGGNWEYKLWDAKNYAQFANVLCKKQKASILLFAGPNERKLQAQVAKLMDVPPILVKTENLRHLAALISACDVYIGNDTGPMHIAAAVDTPVVALFGSTNPIRSGPYGDKHTVVQSGINLGCNPCHPGRNPGGCGAGSCEVIAGITVEQVLAAVEHHIIHGVYSKVN
- a CDS encoding heavy metal translocating P-type ATPase; translation: MEQQINLPITGMHCENCTSTITRHLKKMDGVLAAEVSLATEYASVTFDASTLSEETIVDKIRDLGFDVVSEDEEDEARAEESRRQKLQFTIGVIFTLPLFLLSMGRDMNLLGEWASAHWVNYLMFGLALPVQGYVAWDYYIGGFKALRNRSANMDVLVAMGTSVAFFYSLVVTIALTAGGGERFGAHVYFETAAVIVTLIKLGKLLEARAKGKINAALKKLPKLFPETACRLENGEEQHVPIEQIGVGDVLLVRPGESIPVDGVVRSGTSAIDESVFTGESVPADKGPGDPVTAATMNQSGMLTMEATHIGAETALARLVQLVQTTQQSKPPIQRAADAVTNVFVPVVTAIAVVTFLVWWFLIGAGFTPAMLRLVAILVTACPCALGLATPTAVMMGTGIGAQRGILFRNGEALERAGDLTTIVLDKTGTLTEGRLTLTDILTDKDESELLQLSAAAERGSEHPIGKAVVQAAKERGLDIATPTAFEAVTGHGITAQVDGSSVVIGNLSLIQQQDIPTKRFEEEADRLQTEAKTVLWVAADGHVVGLLAVSDTLKPEAQAAVTELYELGCTVTMMTGDNRVTADTIAKAARISDVMAELKPEDKAAAVKKLQTENGGLVAMVGDGINDTPALAQADIGISLGTGTDIARETAHVTLMHSDLRGLPDAIRLSRSTMRTIKQNLFWAFFYNVLLIPIAAGALYPLSFVPMMFRELHPMLAAFAMAFSSVSVVLNSLRLQWKSR